The sequence GGGACCAGCGGGTTCCTGCTCAAGGTCTCGCCGCCCGAGCAGCTCGTGGAGGCCATCCGCGTCGTCGTCGGCGGTGACGCGCTGCTCGATCCGGCCGTGACCACCCGCGTCATCGCCTCCTTCGCCGGCCGTCACGACCCCGCGCCCCCGCCGCAGCTCGCCGACCTCACCCCGCGCGAGCTGGAGGTGCTGCGGTTCCTGGCCCGTGGCCTGACCAACGCTGAGATCGCGGGGCAGCTGTTCGTCGGCGAGGCCACGGTCAAGACCCATGTGGCGCGGGTGCTGATGAAGCTTCATCTGCGTGATCGGGCTCAGGCGGTCGTGTTCGCGTACGAGTCGGGCGTGGTCCGGCCCGGGGCGGCGGTCGGGTAGAAGGAGACCCACTCCTCACGGCTCATCCGGAGCATCTTCACCCCGAGCGAGCCCAGCGCGACCACCGGCATGGC comes from Streptosporangium roseum DSM 43021 and encodes:
- a CDS encoding response regulator codes for the protein MSIRIVIADDQAMVRVGLKLVVESEPGMEVVGEAADGLEAVTVARRTRPDIVLMDISMPRMDGLTAARKLLDWPDPPKVVMLTTFDTDENLYAALRAGTSGFLLKVSPPEQLVEAIRVVVGGDALLDPAVTTRVIASFAGRHDPAPPPQLADLTPRELEVLRFLARGLTNAEIAGQLFVGEATVKTHVARVLMKLHLRDRAQAVVFAYESGVVRPGAAVG